In Rhizobiales bacterium NRL2, a genomic segment contains:
- a CDS encoding transcription-repair coupling factor: MSHKLAGPGRITVQNAPEGLDARLLADLARELDRGVVFVARDDQRLAATADMIRFFAPALEPVVFPAWDCLPFDRSSPNRQILAERMEALGMLAESGAAGRLILTTVNAITQRVPERAEVSGGHFAAQVGDPIDEAELIAFLVAQGYGRTGTVMEPGEYAIRGGLIDIFPPNDDQPVRLDLFGRELESIRRFDPMSQRTLARVDSFALTPVSELVLDERRANHFRARYRELFGIKAESDPIYEAVSEGRSFPGMEHWLPIFYRRLETLFDYVGEAAVVLDHLADDAAESRFAAIEDYQVTRAEAVKATASGQGSAGAVFRPLPADALYLAPGEWAEFLAGQPVAALTPFNVGDGESPVIHDLQGRRGRDFAPERATPHANVYEALARHIQDLVPDRQITVASYSDGARQRLGGMLRDAGIRAIAEVETFDEAMKLDRNVVGLAVLSIEAGFEAPDAVLISEQDVLGDRLVRKRRRRRRSENFVANASDLQLGDLVVHSEHGIGRYEGLETLDIVGAPHDCVLLIYDGGDKLYLPVENIELLSRYGSGEGEVTLDRLGGKGWQTRKARLKQRLKEMAEALIRVAAGRQLADAPRLTPPAGAYHEFCDRFPYQETDDQARAIDESIGDLAAGRPMDRLICGDVGFGKTEVALRTAFIAAMDGMQVALVAPTTLLVRQHYQTFLERFRDFPVRIGQLSRLVPGKLANEVRKDLKNGQLDIVIGTHALLGKGVEFKRLGLLIVDEEQHFGVKHKERLKELKSDVHVLTLTATPIPRTLQLALTGIRDLSVIATPPVDRLAVRTFVLPFDEIVAREALLREHYRGGQSFFVCPRISDLAAVEAFMKDHVPELKFVVAHGQMPVRELEDAMNAFYDGSYDVLVSTNIVESGLDVPNANTMVVYRADMFGLAQLYQLRGRIGRSKTRAYAYLTVPANRRVTDGADKRLRVLQTLDQLGAGFTLASHDLDIRGAGNLLGEEQSGQIREVGVELYQSMLEEAVAEARGQTDAQSGDWSPNINLGAPVLIPDYYVADLSARLDLYKRLGHVADQDEIEAIAAEMIDRFGPLPPEVDNLFDVVAIKSLCRAANIAKLDAGPKGATVLFRENEFPDPGGLVRFISGQQGTAKLRPDHTLVYLRDWSDLSTRVKGVRSLARGLAQIAEKAA, translated from the coding sequence CTGAGCCACAAGCTCGCCGGCCCGGGACGGATCACCGTCCAGAACGCGCCGGAGGGTCTCGACGCACGCCTGTTGGCGGACCTGGCGCGGGAACTCGACCGCGGCGTCGTGTTCGTCGCCCGCGACGACCAGCGGCTTGCCGCGACAGCCGACATGATCCGCTTCTTCGCGCCGGCGCTGGAGCCCGTGGTCTTTCCGGCCTGGGATTGCCTGCCCTTCGACCGGTCCTCCCCCAACCGTCAGATCCTGGCCGAGCGCATGGAAGCGCTTGGCATGCTGGCGGAAAGCGGCGCCGCCGGCCGGCTGATTCTCACGACCGTGAACGCCATCACCCAGCGCGTGCCCGAGCGCGCCGAGGTCAGCGGCGGCCACTTCGCCGCGCAGGTCGGCGATCCGATCGACGAGGCCGAACTGATCGCCTTTCTGGTGGCTCAGGGCTACGGCCGCACCGGCACGGTCATGGAACCAGGCGAGTACGCGATCCGCGGCGGCTTGATCGACATCTTCCCGCCCAATGACGACCAGCCGGTGCGACTCGACCTGTTCGGGCGGGAGCTGGAAAGCATCCGGCGTTTCGACCCCATGAGCCAGCGAACGCTCGCCAGGGTCGACAGCTTTGCCCTGACGCCGGTCAGCGAACTGGTCCTGGACGAACGTCGCGCCAACCATTTCCGGGCCCGCTACCGCGAGCTGTTCGGCATCAAGGCCGAGTCCGATCCGATCTACGAGGCGGTCTCGGAAGGCCGGAGCTTCCCGGGGATGGAGCACTGGCTGCCGATCTTCTATCGCCGTCTGGAGACGCTGTTCGACTATGTCGGCGAGGCTGCGGTCGTGCTGGACCACCTGGCGGACGACGCCGCCGAAAGCCGTTTCGCGGCCATCGAGGACTACCAGGTCACCCGCGCCGAGGCGGTGAAGGCGACCGCCTCGGGGCAGGGGAGCGCCGGAGCGGTTTTCCGCCCGCTGCCGGCGGACGCGCTCTATCTCGCACCGGGGGAATGGGCCGAATTTCTCGCCGGTCAGCCGGTGGCTGCCCTGACGCCATTCAATGTCGGCGACGGGGAAAGCCCGGTCATCCACGATCTGCAGGGCCGCAGGGGACGGGACTTCGCGCCGGAGCGGGCCACGCCGCACGCCAATGTCTACGAGGCGCTCGCGCGCCATATCCAGGATCTGGTGCCCGACCGCCAGATCACGGTGGCGAGCTATTCCGACGGCGCCCGGCAACGCCTGGGCGGCATGCTGCGCGATGCCGGAATCCGGGCCATCGCCGAGGTCGAAACCTTCGACGAGGCGATGAAGCTCGACCGCAACGTGGTCGGCCTCGCGGTACTTTCCATCGAAGCCGGGTTCGAGGCGCCCGATGCGGTGCTGATTTCGGAACAGGACGTTCTGGGCGACCGGCTGGTGCGCAAGCGGCGCCGGCGCCGGCGCTCGGAGAACTTCGTCGCCAACGCGTCGGACCTGCAGCTCGGCGACCTGGTGGTCCACAGCGAACACGGCATCGGCCGCTACGAAGGACTCGAGACCCTCGACATCGTCGGCGCGCCGCACGACTGCGTGCTGCTGATCTACGACGGCGGCGACAAGCTCTACCTGCCGGTGGAGAATATCGAGCTGCTGTCCCGCTATGGCTCGGGCGAGGGCGAGGTCACTCTGGACCGGCTCGGCGGCAAGGGCTGGCAGACGCGGAAGGCGCGGCTGAAACAGCGGCTGAAGGAGATGGCCGAAGCCCTGATCCGTGTCGCCGCCGGCCGCCAGCTCGCCGATGCGCCCAGGCTGACGCCGCCCGCGGGCGCCTACCATGAGTTCTGCGACCGCTTCCCCTATCAGGAAACCGACGACCAGGCGCGGGCGATCGACGAATCGATCGGCGATCTGGCCGCGGGGCGTCCCATGGACCGCCTGATCTGTGGCGATGTGGGTTTCGGCAAGACCGAGGTGGCGCTGCGCACCGCCTTCATCGCGGCGATGGACGGCATGCAGGTGGCGCTGGTCGCGCCGACCACCCTGCTGGTCCGCCAGCACTACCAGACCTTCCTCGAGCGGTTCCGTGACTTCCCTGTCCGGATCGGCCAGCTGTCGCGGCTGGTTCCCGGCAAGCTGGCGAACGAGGTCAGGAAGGACCTGAAGAACGGCCAGCTCGACATCGTCATCGGCACCCATGCGCTGCTGGGCAAGGGCGTCGAGTTCAAGCGCCTCGGCCTGCTGATCGTCGACGAGGAGCAGCATTTCGGCGTCAAGCACAAGGAGCGGCTGAAGGAGCTGAAATCCGACGTCCACGTGCTGACGCTGACCGCCACGCCGATCCCGCGCACCCTGCAGCTTGCGCTGACCGGCATCCGCGACCTCTCGGTCATCGCCACGCCGCCCGTCGACCGGCTGGCGGTGCGCACCTTCGTGCTGCCCTTCGACGAGATCGTGGCCCGGGAAGCCCTCCTCCGGGAGCACTACCGTGGCGGCCAGAGCTTCTTCGTCTGCCCCCGCATCAGCGACCTCGCGGCCGTCGAGGCATTCATGAAGGACCATGTGCCGGAGCTGAAATTCGTGGTCGCACATGGCCAGATGCCGGTCCGGGAGCTGGAGGACGCGATGAACGCCTTCTACGACGGCTCCTATGACGTGCTGGTCTCCACCAACATCGTGGAGTCGGGCCTGGACGTGCCCAATGCGAACACGATGGTGGTCTACCGCGCCGACATGTTCGGCCTGGCCCAGCTCTACCAGCTTCGCGGCCGCATCGGCCGCTCCAAGACGCGCGCCTATGCCTATCTGACCGTGCCGGCGAACCGGCGCGTTACCGATGGGGCCGACAAGCGGCTGCGTGTGCTTCAGACCCTGGACCAGCTCGGTGCGGGCTTCACCCTGGCCAGCCACGATCTAGACATCCGCGGCGCCGGCAACCTGCTGGGCGAGGAGCAGTCGGGTCAGATCCGCGAGGTGGGCGTGGAGCTCTATCAGTCCATGCTGGAGGAGGCGGTGGCCGAGGCCCGGGGCCAGACCGATGCTCAGAGCGGCGACTGGTCGCCGAACATCAACCTGGGCGCGCCAGTGCTGATCCCGGACTACTATGTCGCCGACCTGTCCGCGCGGCTGGACCTCTACAAGCGCCTGGGCCATGTCGCTGACCAGGACGAGATCGAGGCCATCGCCGCGGAGATGATCGACCGCTTCGGGCCGCTGCCGCCCGAAGTCGACAACCTGTTCGACGTCGTCGCCATCAAGAGTCTGTGCCGCGCCGCGAATATCGCCAAGCTGGACGCCGGTCCGAAGGGCGCGACGGTGCTGTTCAGGGAGAACGAGTTCCCTGATCCCGGCGGGCTCGTGCGTTTCATTTCCGGTCAGCAGGGCACGGCGAAGCTCCGCCCCGATCACACGCTGGTCTATCTGCGCGACTGGTCGGACCTCTCGACGCGGGTCAAGGGCGTGCGCAGCCTCGCGCGCGGACTGGCCCAGATCGCGGAGAAGGCCGCCTAG
- a CDS encoding ATP-dependent DNA helicase RecG has product MRPEILFALFQPATNLKGVGPRVAALLDRLGASRVLDLIWLLPSGVIDRGYRPKLEDAETGRVATIDVTVTEHRAGRGRQPYRVIVTDGTASAALVFFNPRRDWLEQTYPPGARRLISGRIDRYGDALQMAHPDYAVDPATGEEIPAIEPVYPLTAGLAPKTLRHIVARAAAQAPDLPEWLDLPMKERHGFPAWRDAVRAVHAPERAAAIESTPALRRLAYDELLANQLALSLVRRRLKRRGGRRLQGDGRIAEKVRQGLRWELTGAQRRVLAEILEDMASPHRMMRLIQGDVGSGKTVVALLAAAAAVEAGTQAALMVPTEVLARQHARTLVDLAGESGLRIACLTGRDKAQARRAILQDLNEGRIDLLVGTHALFQEGVDFRDLGLVIVDEQHRFGVHQRMLLSEKSERPADILVMTATPIPRTLAMTAYGDMDVSRIDERPPGRAAVDTRVVSAERLDDVIERLAAAMDRGDRAYWICPLVEETEDSELAAAEQRYRELRQRFGDRVGLVHGRMRAEDKDTALQRFADGDATLLVATTVVEVGVDVPEATIIVIEEADRFGLAQLHQLRGRVGRGDRPGVCLLIYRPPLGETARARLRTLRETDDGFRIAEEDYRLRGAGELLGTRQSGLPGMRLAAIERDQDLMEIAHDDARLIVETDPELRKERGRALRILLYLFERDAAIRYLESG; this is encoded by the coding sequence ATGCGCCCGGAGATCCTCTTTGCCCTGTTCCAGCCCGCGACCAATCTGAAGGGCGTCGGCCCGCGCGTGGCGGCATTGCTGGACCGGCTGGGGGCGAGCCGCGTGCTGGATCTGATCTGGCTGTTGCCCAGCGGCGTGATCGACCGCGGCTACCGCCCGAAGCTGGAAGACGCCGAGACCGGCCGCGTGGCGACGATCGACGTCACCGTCACCGAGCATCGCGCCGGGCGGGGCCGTCAGCCCTATCGCGTGATCGTCACCGACGGCACGGCAAGCGCGGCACTGGTATTCTTCAATCCCCGCCGCGACTGGCTGGAGCAGACCTATCCGCCGGGCGCGCGCCGGCTGATCAGCGGACGGATCGACCGCTATGGCGACGCGCTCCAGATGGCCCATCCCGACTATGCCGTCGATCCCGCGACGGGCGAGGAAATACCGGCCATCGAACCGGTCTATCCGCTGACCGCAGGGCTGGCCCCGAAGACGCTTCGCCACATCGTCGCCAGGGCCGCAGCACAGGCGCCCGATCTCCCCGAATGGCTGGATCTGCCGATGAAGGAGAGGCACGGCTTTCCCGCCTGGCGCGATGCGGTGCGCGCGGTTCACGCTCCGGAGCGCGCCGCGGCGATCGAAAGCACGCCGGCCTTGCGCCGGCTGGCCTATGACGAACTGCTGGCCAACCAGCTCGCCCTCTCCCTGGTGCGGCGCCGGCTGAAACGCCGCGGCGGACGGCGTCTCCAGGGCGACGGCCGCATCGCTGAGAAGGTCCGGCAGGGGCTGCGCTGGGAATTGACCGGCGCACAGCGGCGCGTGCTGGCGGAAATCCTCGAGGACATGGCCTCGCCGCACCGGATGATGCGGCTGATCCAGGGCGACGTGGGCAGCGGCAAGACGGTGGTCGCCCTGCTGGCCGCCGCCGCCGCGGTCGAGGCCGGCACCCAGGCGGCGCTGATGGTGCCGACCGAAGTGCTGGCGCGCCAGCACGCGCGGACGCTCGTCGATCTGGCCGGGGAATCCGGGCTGCGGATCGCCTGCCTTACGGGCCGCGACAAGGCGCAGGCGCGGCGGGCGATCCTGCAGGACCTGAACGAGGGCCGCATCGACCTGCTGGTCGGCACGCACGCGCTGTTCCAGGAAGGCGTCGACTTCCGCGATCTGGGCCTCGTCATCGTCGACGAGCAGCATCGTTTCGGCGTGCACCAGCGAATGCTGCTGTCGGAGAAATCGGAGCGTCCCGCGGACATCCTGGTCATGACCGCGACGCCGATCCCGCGCACGCTGGCCATGACCGCCTATGGCGACATGGACGTCAGCCGGATCGACGAACGCCCTCCAGGCCGCGCGGCCGTCGATACGCGCGTCGTCTCCGCGGAACGGCTGGACGACGTGATCGAGCGTCTCGCCGCCGCCATGGACCGCGGTGACCGTGCCTACTGGATCTGCCCGCTGGTGGAGGAAACCGAAGACAGCGAACTCGCCGCCGCCGAACAGCGGTACCGGGAACTGCGTCAGCGTTTCGGCGACCGCGTCGGGCTGGTGCACGGCCGGATGCGGGCCGAGGACAAGGACACGGCGCTGCAGCGCTTCGCCGATGGGGATGCGACCCTTCTGGTGGCGACGACCGTGGTCGAAGTTGGCGTGGACGTGCCCGAGGCGACGATCATCGTCATCGAGGAAGCGGACCGCTTCGGCCTCGCCCAATTGCACCAGTTGCGCGGGCGGGTCGGGCGTGGCGACCGGCCCGGCGTCTGCCTGCTGATCTACCGGCCCCCGCTGGGCGAGACCGCGCGGGCAAGGCTCCGTACGCTGCGTGAAACCGACGACGGATTCCGCATCGCCGAGGAGGATTACCGGCTGCGGGGCGCGGGCGAACTGCTGGGCACGCGCCAGAGCGGCCTGCCCGGCATGCGGCTGGCCGCGATCGAACGCGATCAGGACCTGATGGAGATCGCCCACGACGACGCGCGGCTGATCGTGGAAACCGATCCGGAACTCAGGAAGGAGCGCGGCCGCGCGCTTCGGATTCTGCTCTATCTGTTCGAGCGCGATGCGGCGATCCGCTACCTGGAATCAGGCTGA
- a CDS encoding short-chain dehydrogenase: protein MEKNRRLDGKVALVTGASSGLGAHFAQVLAAAGASVGVGARRKQKLDGLVAKIGEAGGRAHAVDLDVTDIGQIGDCLGEVEAQLGPVDILVNNAGVTAPNAMQRITEADYDFVLDTNLKGAFFMAQAAAKSMIERKSGGRIINISSTLSHRVIGQLSIYCMSKAAMDQMTRAMALEWGRHDINTNAICPGYIETEMNADYWKTEGGQAFLARFPRPRVGEPADLDGALLLLAGEEGRFMNGSIVSVDDGFAIGFK from the coding sequence ATGGAAAAGAACCGGAGACTCGACGGCAAGGTGGCGCTCGTCACCGGGGCGAGTTCGGGGCTGGGCGCGCATTTCGCGCAGGTTCTGGCCGCGGCGGGAGCATCGGTCGGCGTCGGCGCGCGGCGCAAGCAGAAACTGGACGGACTGGTCGCGAAGATCGGCGAAGCGGGCGGGCGGGCGCACGCCGTCGACCTCGACGTGACCGATATCGGGCAGATCGGCGACTGTCTCGGCGAAGTCGAGGCGCAACTCGGTCCCGTCGACATTCTGGTCAACAACGCCGGCGTCACCGCGCCCAACGCCATGCAGCGCATCACCGAGGCCGACTACGATTTCGTCCTCGACACCAATCTGAAGGGCGCCTTCTTCATGGCCCAGGCGGCGGCGAAATCGATGATCGAGCGCAAGAGCGGCGGGCGTATCATCAATATCTCGTCCACCCTGTCGCATCGGGTGATCGGACAACTCTCGATCTATTGCATGTCCAAGGCGGCGATGGACCAGATGACCCGCGCCATGGCGCTGGAATGGGGGCGCCACGACATCAACACCAACGCCATCTGCCCCGGCTATATCGAAACCGAGATGAACGCCGACTACTGGAAGACCGAGGGCGGACAGGCCTTCCTGGCGCGGTTCCCGCGGCCACGCGTCGGCGAGCCGGCGGATCTGGACGGTGCGCTGTTGCTGCTGGCCGGCGAGGAGGGCCGTTTCATGAACGGATCCATCGTCAGTGTCGACGACGGTTTCGCCATAGGTTTCAAATAG
- a CDS encoding ABC transporter ATP-binding protein, producing the protein MGREMAAMQAASASSDAILKVVGVSKYFGGVRAVADVSIDVPKGSVFSVIGPNGAGKTSLVNMISGFYTPDTGSIEFQGRSIGGLRPNERAELGIARTFQNIALFRGLSVLENLMLGRHVRMHSNVLTSFLYWGPAQKEEIEHRKKCEEIIDFLKLNDLRKQTTGALPYGFQKRVELGRALAVEPDLLLLDEPMAGMNQEEKEDMARYVLDVNEELGTTIILIEHDMGVVMDISDRIAVLDQGTKISEGTPAEVQADPAVINAYLGTSD; encoded by the coding sequence ATGGGGAGGGAAATGGCCGCGATGCAAGCAGCATCGGCGTCTAGCGATGCCATATTGAAGGTTGTCGGAGTATCCAAATACTTCGGCGGGGTTCGCGCCGTCGCGGATGTCTCGATCGACGTCCCGAAGGGTTCGGTGTTCTCGGTCATCGGACCGAACGGCGCCGGCAAGACCTCGCTGGTCAACATGATCAGCGGCTTCTACACGCCCGACACGGGGTCCATCGAATTCCAGGGAAGGAGCATCGGCGGCCTGCGGCCGAACGAGCGCGCCGAACTGGGCATTGCCCGCACGTTCCAGAACATCGCCCTGTTCCGGGGTCTGTCGGTGCTCGAGAACCTGATGCTGGGCCGCCACGTGCGCATGCACTCGAACGTGCTCACCTCTTTCCTCTACTGGGGACCGGCCCAGAAGGAGGAGATCGAGCACCGCAAGAAGTGCGAGGAGATCATCGACTTTCTCAAGCTCAACGATCTGCGCAAACAGACCACCGGCGCCCTGCCCTACGGCTTCCAGAAGCGCGTCGAGCTCGGCCGGGCGCTGGCCGTGGAACCCGATCTCCTGCTGCTGGACGAGCCAATGGCCGGCATGAACCAGGAGGAGAAGGAGGACATGGCCCGCTACGTTCTCGACGTGAACGAGGAACTGGGCACCACGATCATCCTGATCGAGCACGACATGGGCGTGGTCATGGACATTTCCGACCGTATCGCCGTGCTGGACCAGGGCACCAAGATTTCCGAGGGCACCCCGGCCGAGGTCCAGGCCGATCCGGCCGTGATCAATGCCTATCTCGGCACCTCGGACTGA
- a CDS encoding chalcone synthase has protein sequence MTDTNRPAAHMAGLTVANPDHVLEQAEVARRAGELFGGALASFDRLRPVYENAAIDTRYSCVPIDWYQEAHGFGARNDLYIRNAVDLLERAARGALEKAEMTADQIDGIVAVSTSGIATPSLDALLMERMNLRRDMQRLPVFGLGCAGGVLGLARAAQMAMSQPGKTYLLLVVELCGLTFRSRDYSKSNVIATALFGDGAAAALVGTHLTGGAAIHSFAEHTWRDTLDVMGWDVTDDGLSVIFSRDIPTHVRARMGEAMDGYLAREGLNLDDFRHFLSHPGGAKVLDALEEIFGLETGGLVHSRRVLAQFGNMSAATVLFVVRAAMDDGLHGRALLSTLGPGFTAGFLTLDLP, from the coding sequence ATGACAGACACCAACCGGCCGGCCGCGCATATGGCCGGGCTCACGGTCGCCAACCCCGACCACGTGCTTGAACAGGCGGAGGTGGCGCGGCGCGCCGGCGAACTGTTCGGCGGGGCGCTGGCCAGTTTCGACCGGCTGCGCCCTGTTTACGAGAACGCGGCGATCGATACGCGTTATTCCTGTGTGCCGATCGACTGGTATCAGGAGGCGCACGGCTTCGGCGCGCGCAACGATCTCTATATCCGCAACGCCGTCGACCTGCTGGAACGGGCCGCCCGCGGCGCACTCGAAAAGGCGGAGATGACGGCCGACCAGATCGACGGCATCGTGGCGGTATCGACGTCCGGCATCGCGACGCCAAGCCTGGACGCCCTGCTGATGGAGCGCATGAACCTGCGCCGCGACATGCAGCGCCTGCCGGTGTTCGGCCTGGGCTGCGCGGGCGGCGTGCTGGGCCTCGCGCGCGCCGCGCAGATGGCCATGAGCCAGCCCGGCAAGACCTATCTGCTGCTGGTGGTCGAACTGTGCGGCCTCACCTTCCGCAGCCGCGACTACTCGAAGAGCAACGTGATCGCCACGGCGCTGTTCGGGGACGGCGCCGCTGCCGCCCTGGTCGGCACGCATCTGACGGGCGGCGCGGCGATCCACAGCTTCGCCGAGCACACCTGGCGGGACACGCTCGACGTCATGGGCTGGGACGTCACCGATGACGGCCTGTCGGTGATCTTCTCCCGCGATATCCCGACCCATGTCCGCGCACGGATGGGCGAGGCGATGGACGGCTACCTGGCGCGGGAGGGGTTGAACCTGGACGACTTCCGGCACTTCCTCAGCCATCCCGGCGGCGCCAAGGTGCTCGATGCACTGGAGGAGATATTCGGACTGGAGACGGGCGGACTGGTGCATTCGCGCCGTGTCCTGGCTCAGTTCGGCAACATGTCGGCGGCGACGGTCCTGTTCGTGGTGCGCGCGGCGATGGATGACGGACTGCACGGGCGCGCGCTGCTGTCGACGCTGGGACCGGGGTTCACGGCCGGCTTCCTGACGCTGGATCTGCCATGA
- a CDS encoding ABC transporter ATP-binding protein, whose amino-acid sequence MLTINNIEVVYDNVVLVLKGISIEVKPQSITTILGANGAGKTTTLKSISGLLKPERGAVTRGSIEFNGERIDRLPPHEVVSKGIVQVFEGRRIFTHLSVEDNLLAGAHTVPDYSKVKEKIEQAYTFFPRLKERRTSEAGYLSGGEQQMLAIGRALMSDPKVIMLDEPSLGLAPLIIEEIFGIIQRMREEAGVTVLLVEQNANLALSIADHGYVMENGSIVMEGPAKQLASNSEVQEFYLGIGESGEKRSYRDVKRYRRRKRWLS is encoded by the coding sequence ATGCTCACGATCAACAATATCGAAGTCGTCTACGACAACGTCGTTCTGGTGCTCAAGGGCATTTCCATCGAGGTGAAGCCCCAGTCCATCACCACGATCCTGGGCGCCAACGGCGCCGGCAAGACGACGACGCTGAAGTCCATTTCCGGGCTTCTGAAGCCGGAGCGTGGCGCCGTCACCCGTGGCTCGATCGAGTTCAACGGCGAACGCATCGACCGCCTGCCGCCGCACGAGGTCGTCAGCAAGGGCATCGTTCAGGTCTTCGAGGGCCGCCGGATCTTCACCCACCTCAGCGTCGAGGACAATCTGCTGGCCGGGGCGCATACCGTCCCCGACTACAGCAAGGTCAAGGAGAAGATCGAGCAGGCCTACACCTTCTTTCCCCGCCTGAAGGAACGCCGCACCAGCGAGGCCGGCTACCTTTCCGGCGGTGAGCAGCAGATGCTGGCCATCGGCAGGGCGCTCATGTCGGACCCGAAGGTGATCATGCTCGACGAGCCGTCCCTCGGCCTGGCGCCGCTGATCATCGAGGAGATCTTCGGCATCATCCAGCGGATGCGCGAAGAGGCCGGCGTGACCGTCCTGCTCGTCGAACAGAACGCCAATCTGGCGCTCTCCATCGCCGATCATGGCTATGTCATGGAGAACGGCTCCATCGTCATGGAAGGTCCCGCCAAGCAGCTCGCCAGCAATTCCGAGGTCCAGGAATTCTATCTCGGCATCGGCGAATCCGGCGAGAAGCGGTCCTATCGGGACGTCAAACGCTACCGGCGCCGCAAACGCTGGCTTTCCTGA